In the Danio rerio strain Tuebingen ecotype United States chromosome 8, GRCz12tu, whole genome shotgun sequence genome, one interval contains:
- the LOC141375860 gene encoding E3 ubiquitin-protein ligase RBBP6-like has translation MSCVHYRFQSRLTYDSLQFEGLNISAGELKRQIMRSKRLKFCQLKISNAQTDEEYTDDALIPKNTSVIIRRIPAAGLKSSNRRFVGHQAGRWREPSPRADPSLLSLEQLLKTENLAEAKASEEDKLKAVMYQSSLCYYSSRAAAPRRTSASGRAQGFPAASCWRWTTQTERES, from the exons atgtcttgtgttcactacaggttccagagtcgactcacctacgactcgctccagtttgaaggcctcaacatcagcgcgggggagctgaagcggcagatcatgaggagcaagaggctgaagttctgccagctgaagatcagcaacgcccagactgatgaag aatacacagatgatgctctcatccctaaaaacacgtcggtcatcatcagacggatccctgcggcgggactgaagtcctcaaacagaagatttgttgg acatcaagctggacgctggcgtgaaccttcacctagagctgatccttcactcctctcactggagcagttgttgaag actgagaatctggctgaggcaaaggcgtcagaggaggacaagctgaaagcggtgatgtaccagtccagcctgtgctactactccagcag ggcagccgctccgcgccgcacaagcgcatccggaagagcacagggattccccgcagcttcctgttggaggtggacgacccagaccgaaagggagtcatga